One stretch of Streptomyces sp. A2-16 DNA includes these proteins:
- a CDS encoding intradiol ring-cleavage dioxygenase — MNDSGTRDAADAPRNPVGRRTVLVATGATAAALAVGTLASESPTTRTADTADTVPVAAAAVCTLTKEMTEGPYYLDGQYVRADITEGKTGFPLKLALTVVDDDTCATISNALVEIWHCDALGEYSGYVGNNGHNEPDSGTFLRGGVLTNSGGVADITTVYPGWYRGRCVHIHVKVHVGVTLTSDGSFTGGTELHTGQLFFDETVTARVGALSPYSANTVTRTTLAQDGIYDDGGAASGLLTLTALGSSPSAGYSGTLTLGVERG, encoded by the coding sequence ATGAACGACTCCGGCACGAGAGACGCGGCCGACGCGCCGCGCAACCCCGTCGGCCGCCGGACCGTCCTGGTCGCCACCGGCGCCACCGCCGCGGCCCTCGCCGTCGGCACTCTCGCGTCCGAGTCCCCCACGACCCGCACAGCCGACACCGCCGACACGGTCCCCGTCGCCGCCGCGGCGGTCTGCACCCTCACCAAGGAGATGACCGAAGGCCCCTACTACCTCGACGGCCAGTACGTCCGCGCCGACATCACCGAGGGCAAGACCGGCTTCCCGCTCAAGCTCGCCCTCACCGTCGTCGACGACGACACCTGCGCCACGATCAGCAACGCCCTCGTCGAGATCTGGCACTGCGACGCGCTCGGCGAGTACTCGGGCTACGTCGGCAACAACGGCCACAACGAACCCGACAGCGGCACCTTCCTGCGCGGCGGCGTCCTCACGAACTCCGGCGGAGTCGCCGACATCACGACGGTCTACCCGGGCTGGTACCGGGGCCGCTGCGTCCACATCCACGTCAAGGTGCATGTCGGCGTCACGCTCACCTCCGACGGCTCCTTCACCGGCGGCACCGAGCTCCACACCGGCCAGCTCTTCTTCGACGAGACCGTCACGGCCAGGGTCGGCGCGCTCTCGCCGTACTCGGCCAACACGGTCACCCGCACCACCCTCGCCCAGGACGGGATCTACGACGACGGCGGCGCCGCGTCCGGACTCCTGACCCTGACCGCCCTGGGCAGCAGCCCCTCCGCCGGCTACTCCGGCACCCTGACGCTCGGCGTCGAGCGCGGCTGA
- a CDS encoding DUF4360 domain-containing protein — protein MASGLLLGGAVAALVTAAMPAHNPSGGFVDPPPDKIVINVATVNGSGCPAGTAAVAVSEDNTAFTVTYSDYLAQVGGNSDPTAFRKNCQLNLIVHVPQGFTYAIAEADYRGFASLQAGASGVQRASYYFQGSSQTAFKTHTFPGAYNDNWQATDTTDWAQLVWAPCGVQRNFNINTEVRVNAGSSSPSKVSFMTMDSTDGDISTIYHMAWKECPGK, from the coding sequence ATGGCAAGTGGACTTCTTCTGGGCGGCGCCGTCGCCGCCCTCGTGACCGCGGCGATGCCCGCGCACAACCCGTCCGGCGGGTTCGTCGACCCGCCCCCGGACAAGATCGTCATCAACGTCGCCACGGTGAACGGCTCCGGCTGTCCCGCGGGCACGGCGGCCGTCGCCGTCTCCGAGGACAACACCGCGTTCACGGTCACCTACAGCGACTACCTCGCCCAGGTCGGCGGCAACTCCGACCCCACGGCGTTCCGCAAGAACTGCCAGCTCAACCTGATCGTCCATGTCCCGCAGGGCTTCACGTACGCCATCGCCGAGGCCGACTACCGGGGCTTCGCCTCGCTCCAGGCCGGCGCGAGCGGCGTCCAGAGAGCCTCGTACTACTTCCAGGGCTCCTCGCAGACGGCCTTCAAGACCCACACGTTCCCCGGCGCGTACAACGACAACTGGCAGGCGACCGACACCACCGACTGGGCCCAACTGGTCTGGGCGCCCTGCGGAGTTCAGCGCAACTTCAACATCAACACCGAGGTTCGCGTGAACGCGGGCAGCTCCTCGCCGTCCAAGGTCAGCTTCATGACGATGGACTCGACCGACGGCGACATCAGCACCATCTACCACATGGCGTGGAAGGAGTGCCCCGGCAAGTGA
- a CDS encoding Rrf2 family transcriptional regulator: protein MRISARADYAVRAVLELAVRRDAGPVKAEAIAAVQDIPHKFLEGILGDLRRGGIVDSRRGGGGGYRLAREASAITVADVIRAVDGPIVSVRGERPTGLEYTGSAQPLLPLWIALRANVRRILEGVTIADIAEDALPEPVRRLAAEPAAWENP from the coding sequence ATGAGGATCTCTGCACGGGCGGACTACGCGGTACGGGCGGTGCTGGAGCTCGCCGTGAGGCGGGACGCGGGGCCGGTGAAGGCCGAGGCCATCGCCGCGGTCCAGGACATTCCGCACAAGTTCCTCGAGGGGATCCTCGGCGATCTCAGGCGCGGCGGGATCGTCGACAGCAGGCGGGGCGGGGGCGGCGGTTACCGGCTGGCCCGCGAGGCCTCGGCCATCACGGTGGCGGACGTCATCCGGGCCGTGGACGGCCCGATCGTGTCGGTGCGCGGCGAGCGGCCCACCGGTCTGGAGTACACGGGCTCCGCACAGCCCCTGCTCCCGCTGTGGATCGCCCTGCGGGCCAATGTCCGCAGGATCCTGGAGGGCGTCACCATCGCCGACATCGCGGAGGACGCGCTCCCCGAGCCGGTGCGGCGGCTCGCCGCGGAACCGGCGGCCTGGGAGAACCCCTGA
- a CDS encoding beta-galactosidase, whose protein sequence is MELSRRTFSALAGTTALGFALSGSGGETTRAYASHSVPTGPAPGAPAADRVRHTVGYDKHSLLVDGRRLVLWSGEMHPFRLPSPSLWRDILQKMRAHGFNAVSVYVAWNYHSPGPGQYDFTGVRDLDLFLRTATETGLYVILRPGPYINAEVDGGGFPGWLTATAGRARTSDPAYLSYVDEWLTAVDAIAARHLFTKGRGTVLLYQIENEYDAFVDEPLGRDYMSHLYKKVRADGIDVPLFHNDKGRNGYWTPGSFNTGGEERGWLYGFDGYPQPSEVPPDWGDFGAGGLKGGATASPRTPGFIPEFGGGWFDPWGGAAFDGKGYAEARRTRDAAYERRFQLTNLANGITVHNVYMTFGGTSWGWLPAPQVYTSYDYGAAFDEARRPTPKLAPTHQLGHLLRTVPDFAKLDRADAVRAADERLKVYHLTNPDTASQVYVVRNDTDAPITTTIPDAGIDVAFTVAPHDARLLTANLQLGGRILKFATAQPMMCLRVGRMDVAVFTAPHGEMAQVLLECPEEPLVTRGDAEPAWNYDLGVLRITAPMGVGGLARVRVEAGGSDTPLLLIFADDPGSLRLFPIDTPTGTVLVYGPSLVRGVTLDGASAHLTGDTIEGTGMEVWGPRGMGRITWNGRPLRTSATPMGSLRADMPATPGLLPVPAVGEVRLPALGNWRRRTENFESLPDYDDSGWTTADRTSSYSVTPVPKGQPVLFADDYGFHYGDVWYRGRLTDADELESVSLSYGTGTQGLLMAWLDGEPLGTHRMPVPDKGTARKGSWTATATFEVPAATGRSPRVLSVLVRRMAHDMDGDSADSHKAARGLTSVTFKGASPKVSWRIQGETASDAVRGPLNNGGLYGERKGWHLPDFGEEHWESAKLPRADRRQGVTWYRTTFRLAVDTGIDASIGLTLDDDPERAYRAQIFLNGWNMGQYVNDVGPQHTFVLPNGILRTRGTNTLALAVLSDGTTESGPGDVRLTLLGAAAGGVPVAQVDSPGR, encoded by the coding sequence TTGGAGCTGAGCAGACGTACATTCAGCGCCCTCGCCGGCACCACGGCGCTCGGCTTCGCGCTGAGCGGCAGTGGTGGGGAGACCACCCGGGCCTACGCCTCCCACAGCGTGCCCACCGGGCCCGCGCCGGGCGCGCCCGCCGCCGACCGGGTGCGGCACACGGTCGGCTACGACAAGCACTCGCTGCTGGTCGACGGCCGCCGCCTGGTGCTCTGGTCGGGCGAGATGCACCCCTTCCGGCTGCCGAGCCCGTCACTGTGGCGGGACATCCTGCAGAAGATGCGCGCCCACGGCTTCAACGCGGTGAGCGTGTACGTGGCCTGGAACTACCACTCCCCCGGCCCCGGCCAGTACGACTTCACCGGCGTCCGCGACCTCGACCTGTTCCTGCGCACGGCCACCGAGACCGGCCTGTACGTGATCCTGCGCCCGGGCCCCTACATCAACGCGGAGGTCGACGGCGGCGGCTTCCCCGGCTGGCTCACGGCGACCGCGGGCCGGGCCCGCACCTCCGACCCGGCCTATCTGTCGTACGTCGACGAGTGGCTGACCGCGGTCGACGCCATCGCCGCCCGGCACCTGTTCACCAAGGGCCGGGGCACGGTCCTGCTCTACCAGATCGAGAACGAGTACGACGCCTTCGTCGACGAGCCGCTCGGCCGCGACTACATGTCCCACCTGTACAAGAAGGTGCGCGCCGACGGGATCGACGTCCCGCTGTTCCACAACGACAAGGGCAGGAACGGCTACTGGACCCCCGGCTCCTTCAACACCGGCGGCGAGGAGCGCGGTTGGCTCTACGGCTTCGACGGCTACCCCCAGCCGTCCGAAGTGCCGCCCGACTGGGGGGACTTCGGCGCGGGCGGGCTCAAGGGCGGGGCCACGGCCAGCCCTCGGACGCCCGGGTTCATCCCGGAGTTCGGCGGTGGCTGGTTCGACCCGTGGGGCGGGGCCGCCTTCGACGGCAAGGGGTACGCCGAGGCGCGGCGCACCCGGGACGCGGCCTACGAGCGGCGCTTCCAGCTCACCAACCTCGCCAACGGCATCACCGTGCACAACGTCTACATGACCTTCGGCGGCACCTCGTGGGGCTGGCTGCCCGCGCCGCAGGTCTACACGTCGTACGACTACGGGGCGGCTTTCGACGAGGCGCGCCGGCCGACGCCGAAGCTCGCCCCGACGCACCAGCTCGGCCATCTCCTGCGGACCGTGCCGGACTTCGCCAAGCTGGACCGGGCGGATGCGGTGCGGGCCGCGGACGAGCGGCTGAAGGTCTACCACCTGACCAACCCGGACACCGCCTCCCAGGTGTACGTCGTGCGCAACGACACCGACGCGCCGATCACCACCACGATCCCGGACGCCGGGATCGACGTGGCGTTCACCGTCGCCCCCCATGACGCCCGGCTGCTCACCGCCAACCTGCAACTGGGCGGGCGCATCCTCAAGTTCGCCACCGCGCAGCCCATGATGTGCCTCAGGGTCGGCCGGATGGACGTCGCCGTGTTCACGGCCCCGCACGGCGAGATGGCACAGGTCCTCCTGGAGTGCCCGGAGGAGCCGCTGGTCACCCGGGGCGACGCGGAACCCGCGTGGAACTACGACCTCGGCGTGCTCAGGATCACCGCGCCGATGGGCGTCGGCGGCCTGGCCCGGGTACGGGTCGAGGCCGGCGGCAGCGACACCCCGCTGCTGCTGATCTTCGCCGACGACCCGGGCTCGCTGCGGCTCTTCCCGATCGACACCCCGACCGGCACGGTCCTCGTGTACGGGCCCTCGCTGGTGCGCGGGGTCACGCTGGACGGCGCGAGCGCCCATCTGACCGGCGACACCATCGAGGGCACGGGCATGGAGGTGTGGGGGCCGCGCGGCATGGGCCGGATCACCTGGAACGGCCGCCCGCTGCGGACCTCCGCCACCCCCATGGGCAGTCTGCGGGCCGACATGCCCGCCACGCCCGGCCTGCTCCCGGTGCCCGCCGTGGGCGAGGTGCGGCTGCCCGCGCTGGGCAACTGGCGGCGCCGGACCGAGAACTTCGAGTCCCTCCCGGACTACGACGACTCCGGCTGGACCACGGCCGACCGCACGAGCTCGTACAGCGTCACCCCGGTCCCCAAGGGGCAGCCGGTCCTGTTCGCCGACGACTACGGCTTCCACTACGGCGACGTCTGGTACCGCGGACGCCTGACGGACGCGGACGAGTTGGAGTCGGTGTCCCTGTCCTACGGCACGGGCACGCAGGGCCTGCTGATGGCGTGGCTGGACGGGGAGCCGCTGGGCACGCACCGCATGCCGGTGCCGGACAAGGGCACCGCCCGCAAGGGCAGTTGGACGGCGACGGCCACCTTCGAGGTGCCTGCGGCCACCGGACGGTCGCCGCGCGTCCTGTCCGTCCTGGTGCGGCGGATGGCGCACGACATGGACGGCGATTCGGCCGACTCCCACAAGGCGGCCCGGGGGTTGACGTCGGTCACCTTCAAGGGGGCTTCCCCGAAGGTGAGTTGGCGCATCCAGGGCGAGACGGCGTCCGACGCGGTGCGCGGGCCGCTCAACAACGGCGGTCTGTACGGGGAGCGCAAGGGCTGGCACCTGCCGGACTTCGGCGAGGAGCACTGGGAGTCCGCGAAGTTGCCGCGCGCCGACCGGCGCCAGGGGGTCACCTGGTACCGGACGACGTTCCGGCTCGCCGTGGACACCGGCATCGACGCCTCCATCGGCCTCACCCTCGACGACGACCCGGAGCGCGCCTACCGCGCCCAGATCTTCCTCAACGGCTGGAACATGGGCCAGTACGTCAACGACGTGGGCCCGCAGCACACCTTCGTCCTGCCGAACGGCATCCTGCGCACCCGCGGCACCAACACGCTGGCGCTCGCGGTGCTGTCGGACGGGACGACGGAGTCGGGGCCCGGGGACGTACGCCTGACGCTGCTGGGGGCGGCCGCCGGAGGTGTACCGGTCGCACAGGTCGATTCCCCCGGCCGTTAG
- a CDS encoding endo alpha-1,4 polygalactosaminidase, whose protein sequence is MSLSPGDPESIGDYTLVGRLGSGGMGVVYLGRSDSGRQVAVKLVHPAYALDEEFRTRFRQEVAAARRVSGAFTAPVVDADPDAPQPWMATLYVPGRTLADIVAHDGPLRGSALRVLALGLVEALRDIHRVGMVHRDLKPSNVLMAEDGPRVIDFGISYAVDNEALTMTGRLIGTPPFMSPEQFAAPREVTGASDVFSLGSLLVYAATGSRPFDGSSPYLTGYQVMYEPPALDGVAEPLRSIAERCLDKDPAARPDLGELRELLRALPDTDAPGAPAVPVSPVPSGDAETHHRTAAVADGTRAGGGDRSDRGGPGPRSGRGRGRRFLVGLVAVLAVAGLGIAAVRAGSDSGSASPSPTGPASASSGSTGAGSSPSAAAAVPLPPEHVPWDYQIGGAYPPAAGVRVVSRSYEDAPAPGLYNICNINAYQAESGEENDWDADLLLRDAGGKVVHDTDWDEAVLDIRTAAKRERIAARLDTWIDTCAAKGYQALEPDNYDSFTRFPSYLKAPQAEALMKLLAAHAHARGLAVAQKNTAELLSDRASVGLDFAIAEECAEYDECGAFADAFDDNVLVVEYTKKGLTRACADWSSTLSVVRRDEDVVPEGAGGFLRETC, encoded by the coding sequence ATGTCGCTGAGCCCCGGCGATCCGGAGTCCATCGGCGACTACACGCTGGTCGGCCGACTCGGCAGCGGCGGCATGGGCGTCGTCTACCTCGGCCGTTCGGACTCCGGGCGGCAGGTCGCGGTCAAGCTCGTGCACCCCGCGTACGCGCTGGACGAGGAGTTCCGCACCCGCTTCCGGCAGGAGGTCGCGGCGGCCCGCCGGGTGAGCGGCGCGTTCACGGCCCCGGTGGTGGACGCGGACCCGGACGCCCCGCAGCCGTGGATGGCGACGCTGTACGTGCCGGGCCGCACCCTCGCGGACATCGTGGCCCACGACGGCCCGCTGCGCGGAAGCGCGCTGCGCGTGCTCGCGCTGGGCCTCGTCGAGGCGCTGCGGGACATCCACCGGGTCGGCATGGTGCACCGGGACCTGAAGCCCAGCAATGTCCTGATGGCCGAGGACGGGCCCCGTGTCATCGACTTCGGCATCTCGTACGCCGTCGACAACGAGGCGCTCACCATGACCGGGCGGCTGATCGGCACCCCGCCCTTCATGTCGCCGGAGCAGTTCGCCGCGCCCCGCGAGGTCACCGGGGCCTCGGACGTCTTCTCGCTGGGGTCCCTGCTGGTCTACGCGGCCACCGGCAGCCGCCCCTTCGACGGCAGCAGCCCGTATCTGACGGGCTACCAGGTGATGTACGAGCCGCCGGCCCTGGACGGGGTCGCGGAGCCGCTGCGAAGCATCGCCGAACGCTGCCTGGACAAGGACCCGGCAGCCCGCCCGGACCTGGGCGAACTGCGCGAGCTGCTGCGGGCACTGCCGGACACGGACGCGCCGGGCGCCCCGGCCGTGCCGGTGTCGCCGGTGCCGTCCGGCGACGCGGAGACCCACCACCGGACGGCGGCCGTGGCGGACGGCACCCGTGCGGGCGGGGGCGACCGAAGCGACCGAGGCGGCCCCGGCCCCCGCAGCGGCCGGGGACGTGGGCGGCGGTTCCTCGTCGGGCTTGTCGCGGTCCTGGCCGTCGCCGGGCTGGGCATCGCGGCGGTGCGGGCCGGGTCGGACAGCGGGAGCGCGTCCCCGTCGCCGACCGGGCCGGCGTCCGCCTCGTCCGGGTCCACCGGCGCCGGGTCGTCGCCGTCCGCGGCCGCCGCCGTGCCCCTCCCGCCCGAGCACGTGCCCTGGGACTACCAGATCGGCGGCGCGTACCCTCCGGCGGCGGGTGTGCGGGTGGTGAGTCGCAGCTACGAGGACGCGCCCGCTCCGGGTCTTTACAACATCTGCAACATCAACGCCTACCAGGCGGAGTCGGGCGAGGAGAACGACTGGGACGCCGACCTGTTGCTGCGCGACGCCGGCGGGAAGGTCGTCCACGACACGGACTGGGACGAGGCCGTCCTGGACATCCGTACGGCCGCCAAGCGCGAGCGCATCGCCGCCAGGCTGGACACCTGGATCGACACCTGCGCTGCCAAGGGTTACCAGGCCCTGGAGCCCGACAACTACGACTCCTTCACCCGCTTCCCGTCGTATCTCAAGGCCCCCCAGGCCGAGGCCCTGATGAAGCTGCTGGCGGCGCACGCCCATGCCAGGGGGCTGGCCGTCGCGCAGAAGAACACCGCGGAGCTCCTCTCCGACCGCGCGTCGGTGGGCCTGGACTTCGCGATCGCGGAGGAGTGCGCGGAGTACGACGAGTGCGGGGCGTTCGCCGACGCCTTCGACGACAACGTCCTCGTGGTCGAGTACACCAAGAAGGGCCTGACCAGGGCGTGCGCCGACTGGAGCAGCACGCTCAGCGTGGTGCGCCGCGACGAGGACGTCGTGCCCGAGGGCGCCGGCGGGTTCCTGCGCGAAACCTGCTGA
- a CDS encoding alpha-N-arabinofuranosidase, whose amino-acid sequence MSKSTARFTLDPAFKVGQVNPRLFGSFVEHLGRCVYTGIFEPGHPSADEDGIRTDVLDLVRELGVTALRYPGGNFVSGYKWEDSVGPVEDRPRRLDLAWRSTETNRFGLSEYIAFLKKVGPQAEPMMALNLGTRGVAEALELQEYANHPAGTALADLRAAHGDKDPFGINLWCLGNEMDGPWQTGHKTATEYGRIAAETARAMRQLDPGVELVACGSSSQSMPTFAEWEATVLAETYDLVDYISLHAYYQPENGDLDSFLASAVDMESFIENVVATADHVGARLKSKKKINLSFDEWNVWYISEWHEIENSGARDWAEAPRLLEDNYSVLDAVVFGSLLIALLRHADRVTVACLAQLVNVIAPIMTEPGGPAWRQTTFFPFAQASRYGRGEVLDVRVDSPTYDTKKYGETDLLHATAVRAEDGSVTVFAVNRSRTESLPLEVALSGLDLTTLVEHSVLADADPDARNTLDEPERVAPHPAEGTALRDGTLTAVLEPLSWNVIRLS is encoded by the coding sequence ATGAGCAAGTCCACCGCCCGCTTCACCCTCGACCCCGCCTTCAAGGTCGGCCAGGTCAACCCCCGGCTCTTCGGCTCCTTCGTGGAACACCTCGGCCGCTGCGTCTACACCGGCATCTTCGAACCCGGTCACCCCTCCGCGGACGAGGACGGAATCCGCACCGACGTCCTGGACCTCGTCCGCGAGCTCGGCGTCACCGCCCTCCGCTACCCCGGCGGCAACTTCGTCTCGGGCTACAAGTGGGAGGACAGCGTCGGCCCGGTGGAGGACCGCCCCCGCCGCCTCGACCTCGCCTGGCGCTCCACCGAGACCAACCGCTTCGGCCTCTCCGAGTACATCGCCTTCCTGAAGAAGGTCGGCCCCCAGGCCGAGCCGATGATGGCCCTCAACCTCGGCACCCGCGGTGTCGCCGAGGCCCTCGAACTCCAGGAGTACGCCAACCACCCGGCCGGCACCGCACTCGCCGACCTCCGCGCCGCCCACGGCGACAAGGACCCCTTCGGCATCAACCTCTGGTGCCTCGGCAACGAGATGGACGGCCCCTGGCAGACCGGCCACAAGACGGCGACGGAGTACGGCCGGATCGCCGCCGAGACGGCCCGCGCGATGCGCCAGCTCGACCCGGGCGTCGAACTCGTCGCCTGCGGCTCCTCAAGCCAGTCCATGCCCACGTTCGCCGAGTGGGAGGCGACGGTCCTCGCCGAGACGTACGACCTCGTCGACTACATCTCCCTGCACGCCTACTACCAGCCCGAGAACGGCGACCTCGACTCCTTCCTGGCCTCGGCCGTCGACATGGAGTCCTTCATCGAGAACGTGGTCGCCACCGCCGACCACGTGGGCGCCAGGCTCAAGTCCAAGAAGAAGATCAACCTCTCCTTCGACGAGTGGAACGTCTGGTACATCTCGGAGTGGCACGAGATCGAGAACTCCGGCGCGCGGGACTGGGCGGAGGCACCCCGTCTCCTGGAGGACAACTACAGCGTCCTGGACGCGGTCGTCTTCGGCTCCCTCCTCATCGCGCTGCTGCGCCACGCCGACCGCGTCACCGTCGCCTGCCTCGCCCAGCTGGTCAACGTGATCGCCCCGATCATGACCGAGCCGGGCGGCCCGGCCTGGCGTCAGACGACGTTCTTCCCGTTCGCCCAGGCCTCGCGGTACGGCCGCGGCGAGGTCCTCGACGTCCGGGTCGACTCGCCGACGTACGACACGAAGAAGTACGGCGAGACGGACCTCCTGCACGCCACCGCGGTGCGCGCCGAGGACGGCTCGGTGACCGTCTTCGCCGTCAACCGCAGCCGGACCGAGTCCCTGCCGCTCGAAGTCGCCCTGAGCGGCCTCGACCTGACGACCCTCGTCGAGCACAGCGTCCTCGCCGACGCCGACCCGGACGCCCGCAACACCCTCGACGAGCCCGAGCGGGTCGCTCCGCACCCGGCCGAGGGCACCGCGCTGCGGGACGGCACCCTCACCGCCGTACTGGAGCCGCTGTCCTGGAACGTGATCCGGCTGAGCTGA